GCCTCATCTTGGTCGTCAACCTTGGTCCAGAAGGTGAGTCCATGGTCCCTTGTGGTTTCTCTCTGTCCTTTACTTCTCCCTTTTGCTTGTCGTCCCTTACCAAAAAGAATAAGGTTAACatgatcttgagcatgtttaAGCCGTACTTCGCGTTTAGCTGTAGCATTCTGTTGGTGTTCTCAATCGACATATCAAATTACCACTAGATCTGTTGTATTTATGCTTCGTGTTGCTTGCACTGCCAAGGTTGATCATTCTACCCGTCTGATATATTCCGTGAGGCCAGGAAgggactcaagtagatatatacTTTGTGGCTCCTCCTGCCATGCATTCTGTAGTGGCTTTAGCCCCTGCTTTCGCATGACATTATTGCACATATATACTGCATGACCTAGCTTTGCTTCCTACTGAACTGAACaggctgcatgcatgcatgttgaAATTAATTAACAATGACTTCTTGTTTTCAGGAGGCAGTTCGGATGGCACGGGAAGAACCTGATACCCGCTGGAACGAAGTAGGGTCTATCAACTGCTATGCCCTGTTCATGGCCTACCTGTTGATGGCTGTTAGGGGGCTGGCCTACCTCGTCATTACCTGGTCCACCGTCGTTCTGCTAGGCGGCTTCGTCTCCAATCTGGGGAAGAAGGACTTTTGGTCCCTCACCATCATCACCCTCGTACTAACACCTCGGTGATTCTCCTCGACCACTGTTCAATTTGCTCCCATATGTACAAGACATAATGAAATTAGAGAGAGACATTAAAAAACAAGTAGAGAGAGACATGTGACAGGAAATATGCTCACAAAACTGTGAATCCTACAATCTCCGTAATAGTTGTCTTTAATTAGATTGATCAGGAAATGCTCAACAAAGTTTAATTAATTACATTTAGAAACATTTGATTTCTAGGTATATGACCACCAAAGTTTTCTTGCTCGGTCATGGAATTTCAATAGTTATTTTGAAGAGGCATAGATGGTATTTCCAGCTTTATAATATCGAAAAGCAACAAGTATTGATGTATGCATGTCGCAATTATATATACAAGAAATTTACATATATAGAGAAAAAACTGCAAGACCATTTTGGTGCACATATATGTGTACCTGCCTGTGATTATTGTCAGAGATAGGATAGGGGACGTTGAGAAGCTGGCATAAATGCAAAATTAGCTAAGCGTTAAGGATATAATTTTAAAGGTGCGCAAACATGTCAAATTTTATTATACTTTAAGTTACTGGACTTCAGGAATTACGAAAAGAAAATCTTGGATGCACGTCTATGTGTGCCAAACTCTGATGAGCAGGGATAGGGACGGGACCGGGGAGGATGAGGAAGTTGGCAAACACACAAAAACTAGCTGGGCAAGAAGGGAATATTTTTAAAGGCATGTGAACACATGATGGGTTGAATATTTTTGAAGCTAAACACCTTGAGGGGTTCGTGTTGAATTTGATTATCTTTAAAAGTAACTAGAACATAGAAATTGCAAAAACATTGCCCTCCCTTGATTATTAGGGATAGGATAGGAGAACATGCAAAACATTGGCATACACTCAAACTAGCTAAACAAGGAAATAGTTTTAAGGTGCGCAAATACGCTAATCTCTTCCATAGCAAATACCTTGAGGGGTTCAATTCTAATATACTTTAATAGTTATGAGAACATAGGAACTGAAGAATAGAGAAAGCAAGAATTGCAAATCGATGGATCACTATACAAAACTGAACACCtaaatgccttgtcgatgaaaaATACCATGGTTTTGTCGTTTGATTACATAAGTTCCTGGTGCAATAGAATGAGCTTTAGATGGTCTGTTGTTGGATTAATTGTCGGAAGTATGTTTTTTTCCTAAGATTTTCTACCATTGTTCTGTTTTCCTACAAGACGATCTGTTATGTGAAAATACGCTTATGTGTTGAACATATTGTGTTGAGCTCGGAAAATGAAGAAAATTATCCGTAAATAGGTTTTTGTAAAATTCAAGGTTTACAGAAAGCCAGAATAATACTTAATCCGATGCATAGAATATTCTGTAATTTAATCATGTTACTTTGTTGGGCAACGTACACCATTTTGTCATGTCACTCTGTATCATGTACAGCTCTTTAACTGGTACATGTATATCCAGGGTCTCTGCTGATGTCGGTCTGAAGGAGAAGTTAAAATATATGGGGTACTCGTTCTATGGCCTCTACCTTGCTATAGTTGGAACTCTGACTCCAAACGATGACAATGACTCCTGTCCACGCCTACTGCTAgcagttgttgtgtgcttgtgTCACCTGCTTTTGGTTCCCATAGTAGTGTGCCCTCTAGCGGCACTCTACGTGTGTGGGCCGCTGTTGAGCGCCTGCATTTCTATCTGGCGTCTAATACAACATGACTACGACAACGGCAAGGATGAATATTCACACCTGCAGCCGGCCCTGAATGTCTTGTACTCACTGGCTGTGTTGCAGGGTTTGCTCTTCTGTTACAGGTTATTCTCATTTTTCCTTTCTTTGATAAACGTAATTTTCCTGATTCAATGGTGGCACCAAGATTATACAAATGACACGGAACAAGTGATCCACCGCATAGGCTCGCTGATCGACGTCTCTCAGCAGCAACTTGACGAGGACTGTGCCGCCGACAAGCTCACCAAGCTCCAAACAGGACAGTCCGCTGAAAATTACAGCAAGCTGCTTATGGATAAAGGCTTCGATATCCTTCACAAGCTCGCCGCCGACAAAGAAAACTGCAGAGCCATGAGCAACTCCCAGGGCCTGCTGTCCAAGGTAGTGGCGCCCCTAAGCTCCAACCTGGTACACCCCATCGACCACGACGCAACGTCGACCTCCATCGTAGCCAAGTCACTGCAAGTCCTGTCCCTGCTCATGGCTTCTCCGGCAGAGACTGGCGCCCAGCTGTGTAGCCAGA
This sequence is a window from Aegilops tauschii subsp. strangulata cultivar AL8/78 chromosome 7, Aet v6.0, whole genome shotgun sequence. Protein-coding genes within it:
- the LOC141026499 gene encoding uncharacterized protein gives rise to the protein MAREEPDTRWNEVGSINCYALFMAYLLMAVRGLAYLVITWSTVVLLGGFVSNLGKKDFWSLTIITLVLTPRVSADVGLKEKLKYMGYSFYGLYLAIVGTLTPNDDNDSCPRLLLAVVVCLCHLLLVPIVVCPLAALYVCGPLLSACISIWRLIQHDYDNGKDEYSHLQPALNVLYSLAVLQGLLFCYRLFSFFLSLINVIFLIQWWHQDYTNDTEQVIHRIGSLIDVSQQQLDEDCAADKLTKLQTGQSAENYSKLLMDKGFDILHKLAADKENCRAMSNSQGLLSKVVAPLSSNLVHPIDHDATSTSIVAKSLQVLSLLMASPAETGAQLCSQISNDKEAIQGMERILSCRGCSEDVRILTNKVLTQLGMGIDEESLRVNKVLLGDILRRG